The following DNA comes from Janthinobacterium sp. TB1-E2.
ACGCATCGCAATTGTTCCAGTACCGTCGCCCGGGCTCTGGAAGCGGCTATCGACGGCGCCGTTGGACGTCTGTACGGGGAGCGAGCAGGCTGGAGAGTGTTTTTCCGCATCCTGGCGACACCGGAACTGTGGGTCGCCGCCCAGATCCGCAAGCGTGCCGTGACGATGGCGTGGACGCCCGGGCTGACGCTCGATTACTCCCGAGCGCTCAGCATGCTGGCCGACCCGCGTCCGTTCGCCTGGTGGAAATTGGCAAGGACCGCCTTCAGCCGGATGGCGCAATTGCGCCGCGAATGGCGCGCCCAGGATCATGGCGCCGTTGATCTTCGCGAGCAGCCTGATGAAGACGCCATGCGTGACAAGCGCGCGTAGGTCGCCGCTGCTGCATTGAAATAGAGGCCTCTAGACGACTGGTCTAATTGTGCTACAATGCCTCGCATGAAAGCTGAATACACCGACGTGCGCCAGCACATTATCGACCAGGGCAAGGCCATCATCACGCGCAAGGGTTTTGCCGGGGTGGGGCTGAACGAGATCCTGTCGGCCGCCGACGTGCCCAAAGGCTCGTTCTACCATTACTTCAAGTCCAAGGAATTGTTTGGAGAAGCGATGCTGGAAGATTACGTCACCGGCTACCTGGACGAAATGGAGCTCGTGCTGGGCCAGCCCGGCCAGAGCGCGGCGCAGGCGCTGATGGCGTATTGGGCCAGCTGGACCAGTGCAAGCCTCGATGGCAGCGGCTGCGATTGCCGCTGCCTGGTGGTCAAACTGAGCAGTGAAGTGGCGGACATGTCGGAGCCGATGCGTGTGGCGCTGCTGGACGGCACCCACCGCATCATCGCCAGGCTCGCCCTGGCCATCGCGCGGGGCAGGGTGGACGATACCTTGC
Coding sequences within:
- a CDS encoding TetR/AcrR family transcriptional regulator; this translates as MKAEYTDVRQHIIDQGKAIITRKGFAGVGLNEILSAADVPKGSFYHYFKSKELFGEAMLEDYVTGYLDEMELVLGQPGQSAAQALMAYWASWTSASLDGSGCDCRCLVVKLSSEVADMSEPMRVALLDGTHRIIARLALAIARGRVDDTLPSVADPAQMAATLYQLWLGAAMLTKLRRDASALQTAWRATLAMLQLPPDSDR